A genomic region of Nostoc sp. UHCC 0702 contains the following coding sequences:
- the clpS gene encoding ATP-dependent Clp protease adapter ClpS: MSVETIEKPSTSRKLAPRYRVLLHNDDYNPMEHVVRALLTTVPSLTQPQAVSIMMEAHTNGLALVITCAQEHAEFYCETLKSHGLTSTIEPDE; encoded by the coding sequence GTGTCAGTCGAAACCATTGAGAAGCCTTCTACGTCCCGCAAGCTTGCACCTCGGTATCGCGTCTTGCTCCACAACGATGACTACAATCCTATGGAGCATGTGGTACGGGCACTACTGACTACAGTGCCAAGCCTCACCCAGCCCCAAGCTGTAAGTATTATGATGGAAGCCCATACCAACGGACTAGCTTTAGTCATTACCTGCGCTCAAGAACATGCTGAGTTTTATTGTGAAACATTAAAAAGTCATGGTTTGACCAGCACAATCGAACCTGATGAATAG
- a CDS encoding metal-dependent phosphohydrolase: protein MLEGSILEQLKTAHRHSNRPIRFGVYYKNTLVSLCHALEDHILSDDGNPLVITAFQRGKWYLQEAERYADIAKCSREIVILASPDTGFAEHPTSLLPNVDLVGLDAVDPVAQEWHLIILSPKYTAMVLCQELSEADYGLGGLPASDVERKFYGLWTFEPELVKETTELAIAHIQQYNPELAKKLLAHKESIQPSLSTPEELSAVVSRVVDYLQTEQENLSIPTVLRQQALDRNLVSNEIQAFLRMAQLMDIADVNNPMAAAEVVALSEAMGQLLELPAWQIKRLRLAGLLHRLDPLQKAESVLTPGTSNRYEEEAPSVPLSCPLIPGAQVLRTMPRLRAVAQIITHQSEWWNGKGEPANLAGDEIPLESRIIALVADFQWRVNQRKTSNQSREEIFAQALDECRQQQSIRFDPKLVDALTLLVMGLQQGLDLPLMSPKVSTGMWLLDSRWDSHSKTSEEIGSYPK, encoded by the coding sequence ATGTTAGAAGGTTCAATTTTAGAACAGCTAAAAACAGCACATCGTCATAGTAATAGACCAATCAGATTCGGGGTGTATTACAAAAATACCCTCGTTTCCCTGTGTCATGCCCTTGAAGATCATATATTATCTGACGATGGCAACCCCTTAGTAATTACTGCCTTTCAACGAGGTAAATGGTATCTGCAAGAGGCAGAACGATACGCAGATATTGCCAAGTGTAGCCGGGAAATCGTCATCCTCGCATCGCCAGATACAGGCTTTGCCGAACACCCTACAAGCCTTTTACCCAACGTAGATTTGGTAGGATTAGATGCAGTTGATCCAGTGGCGCAGGAGTGGCACTTGATTATTCTGTCACCAAAATACACAGCAATGGTACTTTGTCAAGAGCTATCGGAAGCTGATTACGGACTAGGAGGATTACCAGCGTCAGATGTGGAACGCAAATTCTATGGCTTGTGGACATTTGAACCAGAGTTAGTGAAAGAAACAACGGAATTAGCGATCGCTCATATCCAACAATACAATCCAGAACTAGCGAAAAAACTCCTTGCCCACAAAGAATCTATTCAGCCTAGTCTTTCCACACCAGAAGAACTAAGCGCCGTTGTCTCCCGTGTAGTAGATTACCTCCAGACAGAGCAGGAGAATTTATCTATCCCCACAGTGCTAAGACAACAAGCTCTCGATCGCAACTTGGTTTCTAACGAAATCCAGGCATTTTTGCGGATGGCGCAGCTGATGGACATAGCAGATGTCAACAACCCAATGGCAGCAGCGGAAGTAGTAGCACTTTCCGAGGCAATGGGGCAGCTTTTAGAGCTACCCGCATGGCAGATTAAGAGACTGCGCTTAGCAGGTTTGTTGCACCGCTTAGATCCATTACAAAAAGCAGAAAGCGTTCTGACTCCCGGCACATCCAACCGCTACGAAGAAGAAGCCCCCAGTGTACCTTTATCTTGCCCACTGATACCAGGCGCACAAGTATTGCGAACCATGCCCCGACTGCGAGCAGTTGCTCAAATTATTACACATCAAAGCGAGTGGTGGAATGGTAAAGGAGAACCAGCTAATTTAGCAGGAGATGAAATTCCTTTAGAGTCGAGAATTATAGCTTTAGTTGCAGACTTTCAGTGGCGAGTCAACCAGAGAAAAACATCCAATCAAAGCCGCGAAGAAATATTTGCTCAAGCTTTAGATGAATGCAGACAGCAACAATCAATCCGCTTTGATCCTAAACTGGTAGATGCCCTAACTTTGTTAGTCATGGGTTTGCAGCAGGGACTTGACTTACCCCTGATGTCTCCCAAAGTTAGCACCGGTATGTGGCTACTCGATTCCCGATGGGATAGCCACAGCAAGACTAGTGAGGAAATTGGTAGTTACCCCAAATGA
- a CDS encoding DUF4079 domain-containing protein — protein sequence MNLPSFLWLWKIAAWSMGLSLLAYVLLAFTGVSMFRVRTLQDNPTFLPFLGGRRGVRSLHYTIGISMVSLVLLLLLIGIIGTLGHFGSLGKSSHLIAGLTVVVLVLLSAFSATQISVRRTWARPLHIGVNIILFVGFAWVSLTGWSVVQKYLP from the coding sequence ATGAATCTGCCTTCTTTTCTTTGGTTGTGGAAAATAGCCGCTTGGTCAATGGGATTGTCGCTGTTGGCGTATGTGCTGTTAGCATTCACTGGTGTTTCGATGTTTCGTGTCAGAACTTTACAGGATAACCCTACTTTCTTACCTTTTCTTGGGGGAAGGCGAGGGGTGCGATCGCTCCACTATACAATCGGCATCAGCATGGTAAGTTTAGTGTTGCTGCTGCTGCTAATTGGTATTATTGGCACTTTGGGACACTTTGGCTCTTTGGGAAAATCCTCTCACTTAATTGCTGGCTTGACAGTAGTAGTATTAGTTTTACTATCTGCTTTCAGTGCTACACAAATTTCTGTCAGACGAACTTGGGCTAGACCTTTACACATCGGTGTGAATATTATTCTGTTTGTAGGATTTGCTTGGGTGTCCCTGACTGGTTGGAGTGTGGTGCAAAAGTATTTACCTTAA
- a CDS encoding DUF1830 domain-containing protein, which produces MAQILDPLPPEQSGNILCCYVNATSKIQVARISNIPNWYFERVVFPGQRLVFEAPYEAQMEIHTGMMASAILSDKIPCDRLAINEPNSSEFNTDSIGIDPLSKNPIVQSINTITGDTTRSFTVAGLASVD; this is translated from the coding sequence ATGGCTCAAATATTAGATCCACTACCACCTGAGCAATCGGGGAACATTCTCTGCTGCTACGTTAATGCCACGAGCAAAATCCAGGTGGCTCGCATCTCCAATATTCCTAACTGGTATTTTGAAAGAGTTGTTTTTCCTGGACAGCGCCTCGTGTTTGAAGCACCGTATGAAGCTCAAATGGAGATTCATACCGGGATGATGGCAAGTGCAATTTTATCGGATAAGATTCCCTGCGATCGCCTTGCGATTAACGAGCCTAACAGCAGTGAGTTTAATACAGACTCTATAGGGATTGACCCTCTCAGTAAAAATCCAATAGTCCAGTCAATTAATACAATAACCGGAGATACAACAAGATCCTTTACAGTAGCTGGTTTAGCATCCGTTGATTAA
- a CDS encoding pentapeptide repeat-containing protein translates to MNIEAIKLGKLKQVPGANLEDEELSQLDLSRINFAGATLVGTNFTGSKLEGGHLEGANLMGANLQETDLRANLMGANLMQADLTNADLRGSNLRGANLMGARLSDVSLAGAFLSGANLMNVNLQGVDLRGADLRGANLTGANLKGADLSRTDLQGTLLSDANLEEADLRGANLAGANLTGANLLCAELEGANLSGVNLDKACVVGTVVETRG, encoded by the coding sequence ATGAATATAGAAGCAATTAAATTAGGAAAACTTAAACAAGTTCCAGGGGCAAATTTAGAAGACGAGGAACTCTCCCAACTCGATTTAAGCCGCATCAATTTTGCAGGCGCTACCCTTGTGGGCACCAACTTCACTGGTTCCAAACTTGAAGGTGGGCATTTAGAGGGAGCAAATTTGATGGGAGCGAACTTACAAGAAACTGACTTGCGGGCAAACCTCATGGGAGCTAACTTGATGCAAGCAGACTTGACTAACGCCGACCTGCGGGGTAGCAACTTGCGTGGTGCTAACTTAATGGGAGCAAGACTCAGCGATGTGTCTTTAGCAGGTGCTTTTTTAAGTGGCGCTAATTTGATGAATGTCAACTTGCAGGGCGTTGACTTGCGCGGTGCTGACTTACGCGGTGCAAATCTCACCGGAGCAAATCTTAAAGGTGCAGACTTGAGTCGTACCGATTTGCAAGGGACATTGTTGAGTGACGCCAACCTTGAAGAAGCCGATTTACGCGGGGCAAATCTAGCCGGGGCGAATTTGACAGGTGCAAATTTACTTTGTGCAGAGTTAGAAGGTGCAAATTTGAGCGGCGTTAATTTGGATAAGGCGTGCGTGGTGGGTACAGTTGTTGAGACGCGGGGGTAA
- a CDS encoding sigma-70 family RNA polymerase sigma factor, with translation MRCYLTQSPPPDRSHSAWALYWHGVWQNQPKSLARGHLYAYLQEVGYKAANKIKPRFRLPEYTLGDYFQIAIASVDKVLKGFDPVRNSNLEVYAYYKLCNLIKDGLIKEGLEEANVRSDWSLLQNSSEKQIYKSLQQRGLSVAEIERYIVAWECFKIVYVPKKPRGNRQLDAPDSITWEAIAQLYNQERLTQLPQSEPLNAATIQKLMTACITAIRAYMAPPTASLDASVFNQDNTLQDILPSSDTTSLAQLIDDEEAQIRRSLLQQINSLLSNAIADLDAQTKELFEMYYGEGLTQKEIALQLQISQPTVSRRLAKLHNLKNEWLLTLAKWAQATVNISLTPDVINSMSGLLDEWLQQYYGKNNDV, from the coding sequence ATGCGTTGTTACCTCACACAGTCTCCGCCACCAGACCGTTCTCACTCAGCTTGGGCGCTATACTGGCATGGTGTTTGGCAAAATCAGCCCAAAAGCCTAGCCAGAGGTCATTTGTATGCTTACTTACAAGAAGTTGGTTACAAAGCAGCCAACAAAATTAAACCAAGATTTCGGCTACCAGAATATACTTTAGGGGATTATTTCCAGATAGCGATCGCCAGCGTCGATAAAGTCTTAAAAGGATTTGACCCTGTACGTAATTCCAACCTGGAAGTTTATGCATACTATAAATTGTGCAATTTGATCAAAGACGGGTTGATTAAAGAGGGACTTGAAGAAGCTAACGTTAGAAGCGATTGGTCATTGTTACAGAACAGTAGTGAAAAACAGATTTACAAATCTTTACAGCAGCGTGGGTTGTCTGTAGCAGAAATTGAGCGCTACATCGTCGCCTGGGAATGCTTCAAGATAGTTTATGTTCCCAAAAAACCCAGAGGAAACCGCCAGCTAGATGCTCCTGACTCTATCACATGGGAAGCGATCGCACAGCTTTACAATCAAGAACGACTCACACAGTTACCACAATCAGAACCATTAAACGCTGCAACTATCCAAAAGTTAATGACAGCTTGTATTACAGCCATTCGAGCTTATATGGCTCCTCCTACTGCTTCTTTAGATGCCTCTGTCTTTAACCAAGACAATACATTACAAGATATTTTACCCAGTAGTGATACAACTTCCTTAGCGCAACTAATTGATGACGAAGAAGCACAAATTCGCCGTTCCTTGCTGCAACAAATAAACTCGCTTTTGAGTAACGCCATCGCTGATCTTGACGCACAGACAAAAGAGCTATTTGAAATGTATTACGGTGAAGGACTCACCCAAAAAGAAATAGCTTTACAGTTGCAGATATCCCAACCTACAGTTTCTCGACGGTTAGCAAAACTCCACAACTTAAAAAACGAATGGCTGCTAACATTAGCCAAATGGGCACAAGCTACCGTGAATATTTCTTTGACACCTGACGTAATTAATAGCATGAGCGGGTTGCTCGATGAATGGCTACAACAATATTACGGAAAAAACAATGATGTATAA
- a CDS encoding M48 family metalloprotease → MTRTSQLAQAAQLSLILSVTTGSLLLGVNFTADAKSRTAAESKFQTRDIELAQNSQAVNRFQTLAQADELFQRGQAKEAENLYRRVKPPFPPVENRRTAIYEVEQLPGDGQVYWRNANEGLQQNLDSKIFLSLQLLTENYPEFIKGHLLLAEACEKKSQACKTNAKAEQPKNDLEVLERAGELYPDEPDLLKAKIKALEKKEEFLEASIAARQFATIFVDYPEAPEFASLADKNLKRYQSKLNENLRIQGVFSALVSAGKSIATLDWKSQISGFQTLSLLLQGESAFGKSMADKLVEKYRQEDKLVQEPQVLNYVRGIGGRLAPLMGRDFEYEYYVIKDSSINAFALPGGKVFLNTGAILNTNSEAELAGLLGHEIAHAVLSHGFQRVAQSQFFSSLSNVIPMSNLFQDMVGKEHSRENERQADILGTRVLNKAGYAADGLRNLMATLNAQYGGKKRTDWQSTHPAPAERVEYLESLIERNKYNRYAYEGVKKHKEIQNVLQGISPTPNTKPPAQANRLNQNSSRRNQNSSRTKPIRGNVAITGGQTRDNVEIRIDGAKVESNRNFSINFIVVNRSDRPFAFVPLYAQVVTENGKKLSTRFSSADVLVPAGGTSKGTVQVLGQSWNSQGSQNLTLVIKESTGGGRLFRISF, encoded by the coding sequence ATGACTAGAACATCTCAACTTGCTCAAGCTGCACAATTAAGTTTGATTTTAAGCGTGACAACTGGCAGCTTGTTGCTGGGAGTCAATTTCACGGCTGATGCTAAGTCTAGAACGGCTGCTGAAAGCAAATTTCAAACTAGAGATATTGAACTTGCACAAAACTCTCAAGCTGTCAACCGTTTTCAAACCTTAGCACAAGCAGATGAACTCTTCCAAAGAGGACAAGCAAAAGAAGCAGAAAATCTCTACCGTCGAGTTAAACCTCCGTTTCCGCCTGTAGAGAATAGACGTACTGCTATCTATGAAGTTGAGCAACTACCTGGTGATGGTCAGGTGTACTGGCGCAATGCAAATGAAGGTTTACAACAAAATTTAGATAGCAAAATTTTTCTGTCGCTGCAACTGTTGACGGAAAATTATCCTGAGTTTATCAAGGGTCATTTACTGTTAGCTGAAGCTTGTGAAAAAAAATCCCAAGCTTGCAAAACCAATGCTAAAGCTGAGCAGCCAAAAAATGATTTGGAGGTTTTGGAACGAGCAGGAGAATTATATCCTGATGAGCCAGACTTGCTCAAAGCTAAAATCAAAGCTCTAGAAAAGAAAGAAGAGTTTTTAGAAGCTTCAATTGCCGCGAGACAATTTGCTACAATTTTTGTAGATTATCCAGAAGCCCCAGAATTTGCCAGCCTTGCAGACAAAAATCTCAAGCGTTATCAATCTAAGCTGAATGAAAATTTGCGAATTCAAGGCGTTTTTAGTGCATTAGTTAGTGCTGGTAAAAGCATTGCTACACTAGATTGGAAATCACAAATTTCAGGATTTCAGACTCTATCGTTGCTTTTACAGGGTGAGTCGGCATTTGGTAAATCTATGGCTGATAAGTTGGTTGAAAAATATCGGCAGGAAGATAAGCTGGTACAAGAACCACAAGTTCTTAATTATGTCAGAGGAATTGGAGGCAGACTAGCTCCTTTAATGGGACGCGATTTTGAATATGAATACTATGTGATTAAAGACAGTTCTATTAATGCTTTTGCCTTGCCTGGTGGTAAAGTTTTTCTAAATACTGGGGCAATTCTGAATACTAATTCTGAAGCAGAGTTAGCTGGGTTGCTAGGTCATGAAATAGCTCATGCAGTTCTTTCTCACGGATTTCAGCGCGTTGCCCAAAGTCAGTTTTTCAGCAGTTTGAGTAATGTGATTCCCATGTCTAATCTGTTTCAAGATATGGTAGGTAAAGAACATAGCCGAGAAAACGAACGTCAAGCTGATATTTTAGGTACTAGAGTATTAAATAAAGCTGGCTATGCTGCGGATGGTTTACGTAATTTAATGGCAACATTAAATGCCCAATATGGAGGGAAAAAACGCACTGATTGGCAGTCAACTCACCCGGCTCCGGCTGAACGAGTTGAATATTTAGAAAGTTTGATTGAGCGTAATAAATATAATCGTTATGCTTATGAAGGGGTGAAGAAACACAAGGAAATCCAGAATGTGTTACAAGGGATTTCTCCAACTCCCAATACTAAACCTCCTGCACAAGCTAATAGACTTAATCAAAACAGTTCTAGACGTAATCAAAACAGTTCTAGAACTAAACCAATCAGGGGAAATGTGGCTATTACTGGAGGACAAACGCGAGATAATGTAGAGATTCGTATAGATGGAGCTAAGGTTGAAAGCAATAGGAACTTTAGTATTAATTTTATTGTAGTAAATCGCAGCGATCGCCCCTTTGCTTTTGTACCTTTATATGCTCAAGTGGTAACTGAAAATGGTAAGAAATTATCAACCAGATTCTCATCAGCAGATGTTCTTGTTCCCGCAGGTGGAACCAGCAAAGGTACGGTGCAAGTGTTAGGACAAAGTTGGAATAGTCAAGGTTCACAAAATCTGACTTTAGTTATTAAAGAAAGTACTGGAGGTGGGCGGCTTTTCCGTATATCTTTTTAA
- a CDS encoding NERD domain-containing protein produces MMYKSKEKIQVGDFVRKLGQERRQKALLHYLGVIGALVGVALLFNVLGTSGLGILFYVGGFVGAYYLYSNGNKLMRRATDAHRGAKAENEVAKELTLLERKQWQLEYNLPIQRWGDADVVLRSPRGRWYVIDVKSHKGTKVYEDGRLKKRFGHNIYDFQEGDIIAKVKGQAAAVAREKGASWVTPLLCFTQSNIDIPGNQAKGVHIVAKNDLINTLLRLER; encoded by the coding sequence ATGATGTATAAATCAAAGGAAAAAATACAGGTTGGCGATTTTGTTCGGAAACTAGGACAAGAACGACGCCAGAAAGCCTTATTACATTATTTAGGTGTGATAGGCGCTCTTGTGGGCGTAGCACTGTTATTTAACGTCTTGGGAACTTCTGGATTAGGAATATTATTTTATGTTGGGGGATTCGTAGGCGCATACTATCTGTATAGCAACGGAAACAAACTAATGCGGCGAGCAACAGATGCTCATCGTGGTGCTAAAGCAGAGAATGAAGTAGCCAAAGAATTGACTTTATTAGAGAGAAAACAATGGCAATTAGAATATAATCTGCCAATTCAAAGATGGGGAGATGCAGATGTAGTTTTGCGTTCTCCTCGTGGGCGTTGGTATGTAATTGATGTCAAGTCTCATAAAGGTACTAAAGTATATGAAGATGGTCGCTTAAAGAAGCGTTTTGGTCATAATATTTATGATTTTCAAGAAGGCGATATCATTGCCAAAGTCAAAGGTCAGGCCGCAGCAGTAGCACGTGAAAAAGGTGCATCCTGGGTCACTCCATTGTTATGCTTTACTCAATCAAACATAGATATTCCAGGAAACCAAGCCAAAGGCGTTCATATAGTAGCTAAAAACGATTTAATTAACACTTTGCTACGACTAGAACGTTAA
- a CDS encoding DUF1822 family protein has translation MNFDSATLTFTTPIEPWLEISETTQDLAWQQSQCLATPSTRLQAYLNRLCLLSILPWLEETLGITAKPAPNLTALPSFWEVVNGTAITINKTRLVLIPSQAIDTNEIRVPQEWVDIPSWAADYYLAVQINSEDGWLRIWGYTTHLQLKNQGTYNGRDRTYSLDEKDLIHDINVLWVMRELCPETATKSEIEPLPILPLAQANSLLERLGNPTLAFPRRAIPFSLWGALLEHGGWRQRLYEKRLGLPEQWSILQWLQAGISDLAQQIGWNCLELETSFVSRSAEQKNESVILSRQLLIADQAYELQVRSPENTAGIWRIELHSLSSNGLIPAGFKLRLLTEDLQPFPDNERIAIEPIEKLEFELELEPGEGLVWEIDPTPENYDREILRF, from the coding sequence ATGAATTTTGACTCAGCTACACTTACATTTACAACTCCCATCGAACCGTGGTTAGAGATATCTGAAACCACACAAGATCTAGCTTGGCAGCAAAGCCAATGTTTAGCAACACCAAGTACTCGTCTGCAAGCTTATTTAAATCGACTTTGCCTTTTAAGTATTCTACCTTGGCTAGAAGAAACATTAGGAATCACAGCCAAACCAGCACCAAACCTAACCGCCCTTCCCAGCTTTTGGGAAGTAGTAAACGGTACAGCTATTACTATTAATAAAACACGACTCGTGTTAATTCCCAGTCAAGCAATTGACACTAATGAAATTCGTGTACCTCAAGAGTGGGTGGATATTCCTAGCTGGGCTGCTGACTATTACTTAGCAGTACAAATAAATTCTGAAGATGGTTGGCTAAGAATTTGGGGATACACAACCCATTTACAACTGAAAAATCAAGGTACTTATAACGGACGCGATCGCACTTATTCTTTAGACGAAAAAGACCTCATACATGATATCAACGTTCTCTGGGTAATGCGTGAACTTTGTCCAGAAACCGCAACTAAAAGTGAAATTGAGCCTCTGCCTATTTTACCATTAGCACAAGCAAATAGTTTACTCGAAAGATTAGGGAATCCCACTTTAGCATTTCCGAGGCGGGCAATTCCTTTTAGTTTATGGGGAGCGTTGTTAGAACATGGAGGTTGGAGACAACGTTTGTATGAAAAACGCTTGGGACTTCCAGAACAGTGGTCAATTCTTCAATGGCTGCAAGCGGGGATTTCCGATTTAGCACAACAAATCGGCTGGAATTGTTTAGAATTAGAAACTAGTTTTGTGAGTCGAAGTGCAGAACAAAAAAATGAATCAGTCATTTTATCTCGTCAATTGCTAATTGCAGACCAAGCATATGAATTACAAGTGCGATCGCCAGAAAATACAGCAGGAATTTGGCGGATTGAATTGCATAGCTTATCCTCAAATGGGTTAATCCCTGCTGGCTTTAAGTTGAGACTTTTGACTGAAGACTTACAACCATTTCCAGACAACGAACGCATCGCTATTGAACCTATAGAAAAGCTAGAATTTGAGTTAGAACTTGAACCAGGAGAAGGATTAGTATGGGAAATTGACCCAACTCCAGAAAATTATGATAGAGAAATATTGAGGTTTTAA
- a CDS encoding CPBP family intramembrane metalloprotease — MKINLVQIAQRPAPIRLGYFIVALLLLWLPFAAPIYLLVRDANLVSILTMVLLYAEFIFLLKVWGKHVYQQPQILKSYGLEFTRQNGVDLLRGLALGITNILILFSIQGFLGWLVWQQPKVILLKVILEGLIVSLGIGFAEELFFRGWLLSELQRDYSPRVALWTDAIAFAVLHFIKPLEAIIQTLPQFPALVLLGLTQVWGKRWRRGRLGFPIGLHGGLVWGYYIINVGQLIKYSGKVPDWVNGVNNNPLQGVMGVLLMSILALLIWRQSRRSPHS, encoded by the coding sequence ATGAAAATTAATCTTGTCCAGATAGCTCAACGCCCTGCCCCTATTAGGCTGGGTTATTTTATTGTAGCTTTATTGCTGCTTTGGTTGCCCTTTGCTGCACCAATTTACTTACTAGTACGTGATGCTAACTTAGTAAGTATCTTGACAATGGTGTTGTTGTATGCAGAGTTTATTTTTCTGCTGAAGGTTTGGGGTAAACACGTTTACCAGCAACCTCAAATACTTAAATCTTATGGCTTAGAATTCACGCGACAAAATGGTGTCGATTTGTTGCGTGGTTTAGCTTTAGGGATAACTAACATTCTGATACTTTTTAGCATACAAGGCTTTTTAGGTTGGCTAGTGTGGCAGCAACCAAAAGTTATCTTACTCAAAGTGATTTTAGAAGGTTTAATTGTCAGTTTAGGCATTGGCTTTGCAGAGGAATTATTCTTCCGAGGCTGGTTGCTTTCTGAGTTACAACGAGATTACAGCCCGCGAGTGGCACTGTGGACAGATGCCATTGCCTTCGCCGTATTACACTTTATTAAGCCATTGGAAGCAATCATTCAAACACTGCCGCAATTTCCAGCTTTGGTACTGCTGGGGTTAACGCAGGTATGGGGAAAGCGTTGGCGCAGGGGACGCTTGGGTTTCCCAATCGGTTTACATGGTGGTTTAGTTTGGGGTTATTACATTATTAATGTTGGACAATTAATTAAATATTCTGGTAAAGTCCCAGATTGGGTGAATGGTGTGAATAATAATCCTTTACAAGGAGTGATGGGGGTGTTGTTGATGAGTATACTGGCGTTGTTGATATGGAGGCAATCTCGGCGATCGCCTCACTCATAA
- a CDS encoding B12-binding domain-containing radical SAM protein: MEVKTLMMENRILYVRLPCNPIFPIGVVYLSDHVHKQFPNIEQRIFDLGTVPPLDYASALDSCIDEFQPTLLVFSWRDIQIYAPVGGRGGNPLQNAFEFYYAKNPLIKLRGALGGLRIFIAYYVELWRNIGLIKRGLKRAQKYHSQARAVVGGGAVSVFYEQLGKSLPQGTIISVGEGETLLEKFLSGREFRDERCYIVGETQPRQRLIHEQPTPLEKTACNYDYIESIWPEFNYYLQEQDFYIGVQTKRGCPHNCCYCVYTVVEGKQVRINPADEVVAEMRQLYNRGIRNFWFTDAQFIPARKFIDDAVELLQKIVDSGMTDIHWAAYIRADNLTPQLCELMVKTGMNYFEIGITSGSQELVRKMRMGYNLRNVLQNCRDLKAAGFNDLVSVNYSFNVIDERPETIRQTIAYHRELERIFGADKVEPAIFFIGLQPHTHLEEYAFKEGILKPGYNPMSLMPWTAKKLLWNPEPLGSFFGEVCLQAWRQNPNDFGREVMKILEEKLGCADLETALSAPLDTKEKLLVGVS, translated from the coding sequence ATGGAAGTTAAAACCCTGATGATGGAAAATCGAATTCTCTACGTTCGCCTTCCCTGTAACCCCATCTTTCCTATTGGGGTTGTCTACCTGTCGGATCATGTCCACAAACAATTTCCCAATATCGAACAGCGCATTTTTGATTTGGGAACTGTACCTCCTCTAGACTACGCCTCTGCCCTAGATAGCTGTATTGACGAATTTCAACCGACATTATTAGTCTTTTCTTGGCGTGATATTCAAATTTATGCTCCAGTTGGTGGGCGTGGTGGCAACCCACTGCAAAATGCCTTTGAATTTTATTACGCTAAGAATCCGCTGATCAAATTACGTGGAGCGTTAGGAGGTTTGCGAATCTTCATCGCTTACTACGTGGAGTTGTGGCGGAATATAGGATTAATCAAGCGCGGTTTAAAACGTGCCCAAAAATACCATTCTCAAGCCCGTGCAGTTGTGGGTGGTGGTGCAGTTAGTGTATTTTACGAACAGTTGGGTAAAAGCTTACCCCAAGGCACAATCATTTCTGTGGGTGAAGGCGAAACCCTGCTAGAGAAATTTTTAAGTGGGCGAGAGTTTCGGGATGAACGCTGTTACATTGTGGGAGAAACTCAACCACGGCAACGGCTGATTCACGAACAACCCACCCCTCTAGAAAAAACTGCCTGTAACTACGACTATATAGAAAGCATCTGGCCTGAGTTTAACTATTACCTGCAAGAACAAGACTTTTACATCGGCGTGCAAACCAAACGCGGCTGTCCTCACAATTGCTGTTATTGTGTATACACAGTTGTGGAAGGGAAACAAGTACGTATCAACCCAGCAGATGAAGTGGTTGCCGAAATGCGGCAATTGTACAATCGCGGCATTCGCAATTTCTGGTTTACCGATGCCCAATTTATTCCAGCACGCAAATTTATTGACGATGCTGTGGAACTTTTGCAGAAAATCGTCGATTCTGGAATGACAGATATCCATTGGGCAGCATACATCAGAGCCGACAACCTCACACCCCAATTGTGTGAGTTGATGGTGAAGACGGGAATGAACTACTTTGAAATCGGTATTACTAGCGGTTCTCAGGAACTCGTGCGGAAAATGCGGATGGGGTATAACCTGCGAAATGTCTTACAAAACTGCCGCGATTTAAAAGCAGCTGGGTTTAACGACTTAGTTTCTGTCAACTACTCGTTTAACGTCATTGACGAACGCCCCGAAACCATTCGCCAAACCATTGCTTACCACCGCGAACTAGAACGGATTTTTGGCGCTGATAAAGTTGAACCAGCCATCTTCTTTATTGGATTGCAACCACATACTCATTTAGAAGAGTATGCATTTAAAGAGGGTATCCTCAAACCAGGATACAATCCCATGAGCCTGATGCCGTGGACAGCCAAAAAACTTCTTTGGAATCCTGAACCCCTTGGTTCATTTTTTGGAGAAGTCTGCTTGCAAGCTTGGCGGCAAAATCCCAATGACTTCGGACGCGAAGTTATGAAAATATTAGAAGAAAAGTTGGGTTGTGCCGACTTAGAAACAGCACTTTCCGCTCCTCTGGATACGAAAGAAAAACTGTTAGTAGGAGTATCATAA